A single region of the Solwaraspora sp. WMMD791 genome encodes:
- a CDS encoding winged helix-turn-helix domain-containing protein, whose protein sequence is MDADVRLRLIALLERLLDEPPAADAHPAGPVELVDPAALRIYPDSRTVFLGLDEIALTRREFDLLLCLAGRPRQVFTREQLLDRVWGHRRSGPRSVDVHVRRLRAKLGDDLPVVRTIHGVGYRLDGAVPVAVLRFNDNDSHYHRSVHVPTM, encoded by the coding sequence ATGGATGCCGACGTACGACTCCGCCTCATCGCGTTGCTCGAGCGGTTGCTCGACGAGCCGCCCGCCGCCGATGCCCACCCGGCCGGCCCGGTCGAGCTGGTCGATCCTGCCGCGCTGCGCATCTACCCGGACTCGCGGACCGTGTTCCTGGGGCTGGACGAGATCGCGTTGACCCGGCGCGAGTTCGACCTGCTGCTCTGCCTGGCTGGTCGCCCCCGGCAGGTCTTCACCCGGGAACAGCTGCTCGATCGGGTGTGGGGGCACCGGCGTAGCGGTCCGCGCAGCGTCGACGTGCACGTGCGGCGGCTGCGCGCCAAGCTCGGCGACGACCTGCCGGTGGTGCGCACCATCCACGGGGTCGGCTACCGGCTGGACGGGGCCGTCCCGGTCGCGGTGCTACGCTTTAATGACAACGATTCCCATTATCATAGGAGTGTCCATGTCCCGACGATGTGA
- a CDS encoding GTP-binding protein, which produces MPSPLAPAGRTARPPADIRPAVTVLTGFWPAATMAVARTLLAADPGLLIVRHDLSGVRDGTVHRVVRDGTGTVEDVRVDLVHGCVSCTLREDVLPTLARLATDRPGSDIVLVLPEVVEPEAVAAACRHCRVGGTAIDDLVRFDSYVTVVAAEHLLDGLASTDDLVHLGIHAAPDDHRALADVIARQIEYADTVVLWGEADGGDFEIHRLGVLLHRMAPWAVHLRAGDQPIVDAGWLAARLRHTARHRPETPDVLTRGIEGYTLGVHEPVADCGIVSAVFRARRPLHPGRLHAALDDLTAEALRSRGHIWLASQPETVIGWESAGGGLGLRTLGPWLAAVPDAEWEQASAQRRLAAAMEWDPYYGDRHQHLVFVGVDLDPADLHRRLASCLLTDAELADGEAGWRALPDPFTGC; this is translated from the coding sequence ATGCCGTCACCGCTCGCTCCGGCCGGCCGTACCGCCCGGCCGCCCGCCGACATCCGCCCGGCGGTCACCGTGCTGACCGGCTTCTGGCCCGCCGCCACGATGGCCGTCGCCCGGACCCTGCTCGCCGCCGACCCGGGCCTGCTGATCGTCCGCCACGACCTCAGCGGAGTACGCGACGGCACCGTGCACCGGGTCGTCCGGGACGGCACCGGGACCGTCGAGGACGTCCGCGTCGATCTCGTCCACGGCTGCGTCTCCTGCACCCTGCGCGAGGACGTCCTGCCCACCCTGGCCCGGCTCGCGACCGACCGGCCCGGCAGCGACATCGTGCTCGTCCTGCCCGAGGTCGTCGAACCCGAGGCGGTCGCCGCCGCCTGCCGGCACTGCCGCGTCGGCGGCACGGCCATCGACGACCTCGTCCGATTCGACTCGTACGTCACCGTGGTCGCCGCCGAACACCTGCTCGACGGCCTGGCCAGCACCGACGACCTGGTCCACCTCGGCATCCACGCCGCCCCCGACGACCACCGCGCGCTGGCCGATGTCATCGCCCGGCAGATCGAGTACGCCGACACGGTGGTGCTCTGGGGCGAGGCCGACGGCGGCGACTTCGAGATCCACCGGCTCGGGGTCCTGCTGCACCGGATGGCCCCCTGGGCGGTCCACCTGCGCGCCGGTGACCAGCCGATCGTCGACGCCGGCTGGCTCGCCGCCCGGCTCCGGCACACCGCCCGGCACCGCCCGGAAACCCCGGACGTGCTGACCCGCGGCATCGAGGGCTACACCCTCGGCGTACACGAGCCGGTCGCCGACTGCGGCATCGTCTCGGCGGTGTTCCGCGCCCGGCGGCCACTGCACCCAGGCCGGCTGCACGCCGCCCTGGACGACCTGACGGCGGAGGCGCTGCGCTCCCGCGGCCACATCTGGCTGGCCAGCCAGCCGGAGACCGTGATCGGCTGGGAGAGCGCCGGCGGAGGCCTCGGCCTGCGCACCCTCGGCCCGTGGCTGGCCGCCGTACCCGACGCCGAGTGGGAGCAGGCCAGCGCACAGCGGCGACTGGCCGCAGCGATGGAGTGGGACCCCTACTACGGCGACCGGCACCAGCACCTGGTCTTCGTCGGCGTCGACCTCGACCCCGCCGACCTGCACCGACGACTCGCCTCCTGCCTGCTCACCGACGCCGAACTCGCCGACGGCGAAGCCGGCTGGCGGGCCCTACCGGACCCGTTCACCGGCTGCTGA
- a CDS encoding adhesin, with protein sequence MLTMTDNAVFVIREIAAQQQAPESAGLRIAADPTAGSLTLTLADQPDTGDQVVDSSGARVFLDPDAATMLQDKALDAAVDDDGGVRFGIASQAG encoded by the coding sequence ATGCTGACCATGACCGACAACGCCGTGTTCGTGATCCGGGAGATCGCCGCGCAACAGCAGGCGCCGGAGAGTGCCGGGCTGCGGATCGCCGCCGACCCGACCGCAGGCTCGCTCACGCTCACCCTCGCCGACCAGCCGGACACCGGTGACCAGGTGGTGGACTCCTCCGGCGCCCGGGTCTTCCTCGACCCCGACGCCGCCACGATGCTGCAGGACAAGGCCCTCGACGCGGCCGTCGACGACGACGGCGGCGTGCGGTTCGGCATCGCCAGCCAGGCCGGCTGA
- the rpmB gene encoding 50S ribosomal protein L28, whose product MSRRCDVTGATPSFGNAVSHSHRRTRRQWRPNLQRHRYWLAAERRWITLTLTTGAMRTVDRRGIEAVVADLRAKGARI is encoded by the coding sequence ATGTCCCGACGATGTGACGTCACCGGTGCCACCCCCAGCTTCGGCAACGCCGTGTCCCACTCGCACCGGCGCACCCGCCGCCAGTGGCGACCCAACCTGCAACGGCACCGGTACTGGCTGGCCGCCGAGCGCCGCTGGATCACCCTGACCCTCACCACGGGGGCCATGCGGACCGTCGACCGACGGGGCATCGAGGCCGTCGTCGCCGACCTGCGGGCCAAGGGGGCGCGGATCTGA
- a CDS encoding ATP-binding domain-containing protein — MADMSAEIAAEQEHFDAAAAERDRRRTRLDTLAGSGADKAAAARLRQHAKTLAQALGDAGEAVAFGRIDDDSGAALYLGRHLISAGGGADPLVVNWQAPAAARYFTASPDDPQGLVRKRGYRCTGNTIEHLDDVLFAEIAAGVAAATGGAEPGGAAGVDAHLLAELARGRTGTLRDIVATIQAAQYELIRSPLDQVLVVEGGPGTGKTAIALHRVSWLLFQHADLAADDVLVVGPHPTFMRYISQVLPGLGDAEVELRDISRLAPTVRRGRAEPAAVARLKGDARMAGLLDRALRNRIGTPDPAERLLLGSRFVTLPGEQVQAALAAAAAADLPYSGRRQVFRDRLADLVHDRAGVDPRGEPALANLVERLWPQQSPAVFLRGLLASRPRLRAAAAGFTAEELALLHRRGADRISEEVWSAADLPLLDELDHLIDGAPQRRYGHVVVDEAQDLSPMQLRAVARRSRTGSCTVLGDLAQSTGAWARDSWDEVTRHLPATHPVRVAPLRYGYRVPRQAYQFAAQLLPVAAPQVTPPEVVRDGPAEPGVHRVGLTERAGRVVAVATAHADRGAFVGIVCPPRCRREVEAALADNEVTWSSAQQGDLGSAINLVSPAEAKGLEFDAVVVVEPEQIVADDDRGHRMLYVALTRTTGHLDVVCVGEPMPLTAPRPATSGAADDQPEFTERVARQLAEHLAGQLRAGAPAAHWAQVLDEVRRQLER; from the coding sequence ATGGCCGACATGTCCGCGGAGATCGCCGCTGAGCAGGAGCATTTCGATGCCGCCGCCGCGGAACGGGACCGCCGACGTACCCGGCTCGACACGCTCGCCGGCAGCGGCGCAGACAAGGCGGCGGCGGCCCGGCTGCGCCAGCACGCCAAGACACTCGCCCAGGCTCTCGGCGACGCCGGCGAGGCGGTCGCGTTCGGCCGCATCGACGACGACTCCGGCGCGGCGCTGTACCTCGGCCGGCACCTGATCAGCGCCGGCGGCGGTGCCGACCCGCTGGTGGTGAACTGGCAGGCGCCGGCCGCCGCCCGCTACTTCACAGCCAGCCCGGACGACCCGCAGGGCCTGGTCCGCAAACGCGGCTACCGGTGCACCGGCAACACCATCGAGCACCTCGACGACGTACTGTTCGCCGAGATCGCCGCCGGCGTGGCCGCAGCGACCGGCGGAGCGGAGCCCGGCGGCGCGGCCGGGGTCGACGCCCACCTGCTCGCCGAGCTGGCCCGGGGCCGCACCGGAACGCTGCGCGACATCGTCGCCACCATCCAGGCCGCCCAGTACGAGCTGATCCGCTCCCCGCTGGACCAGGTGCTGGTCGTCGAGGGCGGGCCCGGCACCGGCAAGACCGCGATCGCCCTGCACCGGGTCTCCTGGCTGCTGTTCCAGCACGCCGACCTGGCCGCCGACGACGTGCTGGTGGTCGGGCCGCATCCGACGTTCATGCGCTACATCAGCCAGGTGCTGCCCGGCCTCGGCGACGCCGAGGTCGAGCTGCGCGACATCAGCCGGCTCGCCCCGACGGTACGGCGGGGCCGGGCCGAACCGGCGGCGGTGGCCCGGCTCAAGGGCGACGCCCGAATGGCCGGGCTGCTCGACCGGGCCCTGCGCAACCGGATCGGCACCCCCGATCCGGCGGAGCGGCTGCTGCTCGGCAGCCGGTTCGTCACCCTCCCCGGTGAGCAGGTGCAGGCGGCGCTGGCCGCCGCAGCAGCCGCCGACCTGCCGTACAGCGGTCGCCGGCAGGTGTTCCGGGACCGGCTCGCCGACCTGGTCCACGACCGGGCCGGGGTCGACCCGCGCGGCGAACCGGCGCTGGCCAACCTGGTCGAGCGGCTCTGGCCGCAGCAGAGCCCGGCGGTGTTCCTGCGTGGCCTGCTCGCCTCCCGGCCCCGGTTGCGGGCCGCCGCCGCCGGGTTCACCGCCGAGGAGCTGGCCCTGCTGCACCGCCGGGGTGCCGACCGGATCTCCGAGGAGGTCTGGTCCGCCGCCGACCTGCCACTGCTCGACGAGCTGGACCACCTCATCGACGGCGCACCGCAGCGCCGGTACGGGCACGTGGTCGTCGACGAGGCACAGGACCTGTCGCCGATGCAGCTGCGGGCGGTGGCCCGCCGCAGCCGTACCGGGTCGTGCACCGTACTCGGCGACCTGGCCCAGTCCACCGGGGCCTGGGCCCGCGACAGCTGGGACGAGGTGACCCGGCACCTGCCGGCGACCCACCCGGTACGGGTCGCACCGCTACGGTACGGCTACCGGGTGCCCCGGCAGGCGTATCAGTTCGCCGCCCAGCTGCTGCCGGTCGCCGCGCCGCAGGTGACCCCGCCGGAGGTGGTCCGCGACGGGCCGGCTGAGCCCGGCGTGCACCGGGTCGGGCTGACCGAACGGGCCGGCCGGGTCGTCGCCGTCGCCACGGCGCACGCCGACCGGGGCGCGTTCGTCGGCATCGTCTGCCCGCCGCGCTGCCGCCGCGAGGTGGAGGCGGCCCTGGCCGACAACGAGGTGACCTGGAGCAGCGCCCAGCAGGGCGACCTCGGGTCGGCGATCAACCTGGTCAGCCCGGCCGAGGCCAAGGGGTTGGAGTTCGACGCCGTCGTGGTCGTCGAGCCGGAGCAGATCGTCGCCGACGACGACCGGGGCCACCGGATGCTGTACGTCGCGTTGACCCGGACCACCGGACATCTGGACGTGGTCTGCGTCGGCGAGCCGATGCCGTTGACGGCACCGCGTCCGGCCACGTCCGGCGCGGCCGACGACCAGCCCGAGTTCACCGAACGGGTCGCGCGTCAGCTCGCCGAGCATCTCGCCGGTCAGCTGCGCGCGGGCGCGCCGGCCGCGCACTGGGCCCAGGTCCTCGACGAGGTACGCCGTCAACTGGAGCGCTGA
- the rpmG gene encoding 50S ribosomal protein L33 — protein sequence MARQTALRPVIKLRSTEGTGYTYVTRKNRRNDPDRLVLRKYDPVLRRHVLFREER from the coding sequence ATGGCCCGACAGACCGCACTCCGCCCGGTGATCAAGCTGCGCAGCACCGAAGGCACCGGCTACACGTACGTCACCCGGAAGAACCGCCGCAACGACCCGGACCGGCTGGTGCTACGCAAGTACGACCCGGTGCTGCGTCGCCACGTGCTGTTCCGTGAGGAGCGCTGA
- a CDS encoding ParA family protein: protein MTVVSVINYKGGVGKTTLTANIGAELAYRGHKVLMIDLDPQASLTFSFVEPTGWERELADERTILQWFGDVLDGGGAAPLDRYVFTPPTVNEVIGQAGPGRLDLVPSHLMLTDADLDFAASLGGSRFQHGSPRFLALHRALADALAAPAFAGYQVVLVDCPPNFTMVTRTGIVASDHILIPARPDYLSTLGIDYLRKKVSELVTDYNRVAAGKADQISPEILGIVFTMVQYTGHGPLLALRNFIGHPATIEIPRFQQMIRDSKTVFAAAGEQGLPAVLMPDANINVQYELQQLTSEFLAKIRP, encoded by the coding sequence ATGACCGTGGTGTCCGTCATCAACTACAAAGGTGGCGTCGGGAAGACCACGCTCACCGCCAACATCGGCGCCGAACTGGCGTACCGGGGGCACAAGGTCCTGATGATCGACCTGGACCCGCAGGCGAGCCTGACGTTCTCGTTCGTCGAACCGACCGGGTGGGAACGGGAACTGGCCGACGAGCGGACCATCCTGCAGTGGTTCGGTGACGTGCTCGACGGTGGCGGCGCCGCACCACTGGACCGGTACGTGTTCACCCCGCCGACCGTCAACGAGGTGATCGGCCAGGCCGGCCCGGGGCGTCTCGACCTGGTGCCGTCACATCTGATGCTCACCGATGCCGATCTGGACTTCGCGGCCAGTCTCGGCGGATCCCGGTTCCAACACGGCAGTCCGCGCTTCCTCGCGCTGCACCGGGCGCTCGCCGACGCGCTGGCCGCCCCGGCCTTCGCCGGATATCAGGTGGTCCTGGTGGACTGTCCGCCGAACTTCACCATGGTCACCCGGACCGGGATCGTGGCCAGCGATCACATCCTGATCCCGGCCCGACCCGACTACCTGTCCACCCTCGGCATCGATTATCTGCGCAAGAAGGTCTCCGAGCTGGTCACCGACTACAACCGGGTCGCCGCCGGCAAGGCCGACCAGATCAGCCCGGAGATCCTCGGCATCGTGTTCACGATGGTGCAGTACACCGGTCACGGCCCGCTGCTGGCGCTGCGCAACTTCATCGGTCATCCCGCCACCATCGAGATCCCGCGTTTCCAGCAGATGATCCGGGACAGCAAGACCGTGTTCGCCGCCGCCGGCGAGCAGGGGCTACCGGCGGTGCTGATGCCGGATGCGAACATCAACGTCCAGTACGAGCTGCAACAGCTCACCAGCGAGTTCCTCGCCAAGATCCGCCCGTAG
- a CDS encoding EAL domain-containing protein, protein MAADRPAPARPRRAGTAALGVGVGAATVEVAWLVAGGPAAALASDLGATVVAGCATLACAETAGRHPPALRRFWLLLAATMGLAAAGRTIWTVGRLGADALPHTPLVGAVFVAGIVTGTAALLSAVSAPRSGLGRARVVLDGVIVGLALIPVAWVVVYRDMAGADLDGTARSLGMFYPMLDLIQLAVLISVAAPARPLWPPLTLLGVSLALRAGADAVYVSLIAQGQYQAGHPIDVCWPLSYLLVACASRYPPPADLDQVDETAEPAPMPWWRVALPYLTVGAAIVAIVVDGQPVPVVQGSAVALLAALAVRQALAANENRRLAARLRQLAYTDQLTGLPNRLLFTRRLRQAIVARRGHGDHPGEPYPDAMVGPDRPAVAVLLLDLDGFKQVNDRFGHASGDAVLAEVATRMQAVVAGAGLTARLGGDEFAVLLDPSAAAEPDRRGDPAADPERLAQRLLAALADGSGTSASIGIAEYGPQHTGDADLLRDADIAMYAAKAAGKSAYRFCTPALREAAVTRADLIADLRRAVDDGDQFELAYQPIVEVGSGVVRAAEALVRWRHPRHGLLSPARFLPLAEETGLVLPLDRWVLAAACRDAASWQDLAPGMSVAVNLAPAHLLRADLVGTVDEALAAAGLAPAGLTLELTETALIDSADEVLAGLRRLRELRVRISIDDFGTGYSSLSYLHRLPATDLKIDRSFVDRLDTRDATAYATVEMVTRLADAFGLVVVAEGVETETQHRAVAEIGCPRGQGYRYGRPQPVGHLRQLLAVPPG, encoded by the coding sequence GTGGCAGCAGACCGTCCGGCGCCGGCACGGCCCCGACGAGCCGGTACGGCGGCCCTCGGCGTCGGCGTCGGGGCCGCCACGGTCGAGGTCGCCTGGCTCGTCGCCGGTGGACCAGCGGCGGCGCTGGCCAGCGACCTCGGTGCCACCGTCGTCGCCGGCTGCGCCACCCTCGCCTGCGCCGAGACCGCCGGTCGGCACCCGCCGGCACTGCGCCGCTTCTGGCTGCTGCTGGCGGCCACCATGGGCCTGGCCGCCGCCGGCCGTACCATCTGGACGGTCGGTCGGCTCGGTGCCGACGCGTTGCCGCACACCCCGCTGGTCGGCGCGGTCTTCGTCGCCGGCATCGTCACCGGCACCGCCGCGCTGCTGTCAGCGGTGTCGGCGCCCCGCAGCGGGCTGGGCCGGGCCCGGGTGGTGCTCGACGGGGTGATCGTCGGGCTCGCGCTCATCCCGGTCGCCTGGGTGGTGGTCTACCGGGACATGGCCGGTGCCGACCTGGACGGCACCGCCCGCAGCCTGGGCATGTTCTACCCGATGCTGGACCTGATCCAGCTGGCCGTGCTGATCTCGGTCGCCGCGCCGGCACGCCCACTGTGGCCACCACTGACCCTGCTCGGCGTCAGCCTGGCCCTGCGCGCCGGGGCCGACGCGGTGTACGTGTCGCTGATCGCCCAGGGGCAGTACCAGGCCGGGCATCCGATCGACGTCTGCTGGCCGCTGAGCTACCTGTTGGTGGCCTGCGCCAGCCGCTACCCGCCCCCGGCCGACCTGGACCAGGTCGACGAGACCGCCGAGCCCGCGCCGATGCCGTGGTGGCGGGTGGCGCTGCCGTACCTGACGGTGGGGGCGGCGATCGTGGCGATCGTCGTCGACGGGCAACCCGTACCGGTGGTGCAGGGCAGCGCGGTGGCGCTGCTCGCGGCGCTCGCCGTCCGTCAGGCGTTGGCAGCCAACGAGAACCGGCGCTTGGCCGCGCGGCTGCGACAACTGGCCTACACCGACCAGTTGACCGGGCTGCCGAACCGGCTGCTGTTCACCCGACGGCTACGGCAGGCCATCGTCGCCCGCCGTGGGCACGGCGACCACCCAGGGGAGCCGTACCCGGATGCCATGGTCGGCCCCGACCGGCCCGCCGTCGCGGTCCTGCTGCTCGACCTCGATGGGTTCAAGCAGGTCAACGACCGGTTCGGGCATGCCAGCGGCGACGCCGTACTGGCTGAGGTGGCGACCCGGATGCAGGCCGTCGTGGCCGGCGCGGGGTTGACCGCCCGGCTCGGCGGCGACGAGTTCGCCGTCCTGCTCGACCCGTCGGCCGCGGCCGAGCCGGACCGCCGTGGCGACCCGGCGGCCGATCCCGAACGGTTGGCGCAGCGGCTGCTGGCCGCGCTCGCCGACGGAAGCGGCACCTCGGCGAGCATCGGCATCGCCGAGTACGGCCCGCAGCACACCGGCGACGCCGATCTGCTGCGCGACGCCGACATCGCCATGTACGCGGCGAAGGCGGCCGGTAAGTCCGCGTACCGGTTCTGCACGCCAGCCCTACGGGAGGCGGCGGTGACCCGCGCCGACCTGATCGCCGACCTGCGCCGCGCGGTCGACGACGGCGACCAGTTCGAGCTGGCCTACCAGCCGATCGTCGAGGTCGGCAGCGGGGTGGTCCGGGCGGCCGAGGCGCTCGTGCGATGGCGGCATCCCCGGCACGGACTCCTCAGCCCGGCACGGTTCCTGCCGCTGGCCGAGGAGACCGGGCTGGTGCTGCCGCTGGACCGGTGGGTGCTCGCCGCCGCCTGCCGGGACGCGGCGTCCTGGCAGGACCTGGCGCCGGGCATGTCGGTGGCGGTGAACCTGGCGCCGGCCCATCTGCTCCGTGCCGACCTGGTCGGCACGGTCGACGAGGCGCTGGCGGCGGCCGGGCTGGCGCCGGCCGGGCTGACCCTGGAGCTGACCGAGACGGCGTTGATCGACAGCGCCGACGAGGTGCTCGCCGGCCTGCGCCGGCTGCGGGAGCTTCGGGTACGGATCTCGATCGACGACTTCGGTACCGGTTACTCGTCACTGAGTTACCTGCACCGGTTGCCGGCCACCGATCTGAAGATCGACCGCAGTTTCGTCGACCGGCTCGACACCCGGGACGCGACCGCGTACGCGACGGTCGAGATGGTCACCCGGTTGGCGGACGCGTTCGGGCTGGTCGTGGTCGCCGAGGGGGTGGAGACCGAGACACAGCACCGGGCCGTCGCGGAGATCGGCTGCCCGCGGGGGCAGGGCTACCGGTACGGTCGGCCGCAGCCGGTCGGCCACCTGCGGCAGCTGCTCGCCGTACCGCCGGGGTGA
- a CDS encoding helix-turn-helix transcriptional regulator, which yields MSVVGQHGHPAGGPTVRRMQLGARLRRLREANGVSREDAGWAIRASESKISRMELGRVGFKERDVDDLLTLYGVVDLAERTALTTLAREANQPGWWHPYADLLPTWFQYYLDLESAASLIRTYEIQFVPGLLQTEEYARAVVGIGFSGCGPAEVERRVELRMARKRVLDRPDAPRIWAVVDEAVLCRPIGGTRVLRGQIEALAQISELPQVRLQVVPFRSGGHAAAGGAFSILRFPEQELADVVYLEHLTSALYLDKREDVDRYAAAVGRLFIEAEPPDASRDLLHRALRDL from the coding sequence ATGAGCGTGGTCGGACAGCACGGGCATCCGGCCGGCGGACCTACCGTCCGCCGGATGCAGCTCGGTGCCCGGCTGCGCCGGCTGCGGGAGGCGAACGGGGTCAGCCGGGAGGACGCCGGCTGGGCGATCCGGGCCTCAGAGTCCAAGATCAGCCGGATGGAGCTGGGCCGGGTCGGGTTCAAGGAACGCGACGTCGACGATCTGCTCACCCTCTACGGCGTCGTCGACCTCGCCGAGCGGACGGCGCTGACCACGCTCGCCCGGGAAGCGAACCAGCCGGGCTGGTGGCACCCGTACGCCGACCTGCTGCCCACCTGGTTCCAGTACTACCTGGACCTCGAATCGGCGGCCAGCCTGATCCGTACGTACGAGATCCAGTTCGTGCCGGGGCTGCTGCAGACCGAGGAGTACGCCCGGGCTGTCGTCGGCATCGGGTTCAGCGGCTGCGGTCCCGCCGAGGTGGAACGGCGGGTCGAGCTGCGGATGGCCCGCAAGCGGGTGCTCGACCGGCCCGACGCACCCCGGATCTGGGCGGTGGTCGACGAGGCGGTGCTCTGCCGGCCGATCGGCGGGACCCGGGTGCTGCGCGGGCAGATCGAAGCGCTTGCCCAGATCAGCGAGTTGCCGCAGGTACGGCTACAGGTGGTGCCGTTCCGCAGCGGCGGCCACGCGGCCGCCGGCGGTGCCTTCAGCATCTTGCGCTTCCCGGAGCAGGAGCTCGCCGACGTGGTCTACCTGGAGCACCTGACCAGCGCGCTCTACCTGGACAAGCGGGAGGACGTCGACCGGTACGCGGCCGCAGTCGGCCGGCTGTTCATCGAGGCCGAACCGCCCGACGCCAGCCGTGACCTGCTGCACCGCGCCCTGCGCGATCTGTGA
- a CDS encoding SAM-dependent methyltransferase, which produces MVDDPSNGPAPAPKLDTSVPQTARIWNYLLGGKDNYAVDREVGDQIRDAFPEMAQNARLSRDFLARAVRHLAGPAGVRQFLDIGTGLPTADNTHEVAQAVAPEARIVYVDNDPLVLVHARALLTSTPQGVTDYLDADLRDPESIVREAGRTLDFSQPVALMLMGILGHIAADDDAAGIVGRLLERLPSGSYLALYDGADTSPGVVEAARIWNESANPQYHLRSPQRISRFFDGLDLVEPGVVPVNRWRPEPDQAQLPESDQYCGVGRKP; this is translated from the coding sequence GTGGTCGACGACCCCTCGAACGGGCCAGCTCCAGCGCCCAAGCTGGACACGTCCGTTCCGCAGACCGCCCGGATCTGGAACTACCTGCTCGGCGGCAAGGACAACTACGCCGTCGACCGGGAGGTCGGCGACCAGATCCGCGACGCATTCCCGGAGATGGCGCAGAACGCCCGGCTGTCGCGTGACTTCCTGGCCCGCGCGGTGCGTCACCTGGCCGGCCCCGCCGGTGTCCGCCAGTTCCTCGACATCGGCACCGGCCTGCCGACCGCCGACAACACCCACGAGGTCGCCCAGGCGGTCGCACCCGAGGCCCGGATCGTCTACGTCGACAACGACCCGCTGGTGCTGGTGCACGCCCGGGCACTGCTGACCAGCACCCCGCAGGGCGTCACCGACTACCTCGACGCCGACCTGCGCGATCCGGAGTCGATCGTGCGGGAGGCCGGCCGTACCCTCGACTTCAGCCAGCCGGTCGCGCTGATGCTGATGGGAATCCTCGGCCACATCGCCGCCGACGACGATGCCGCAGGCATCGTCGGTCGCCTGCTCGAGAGGTTGCCGTCCGGCAGCTACCTGGCCCTCTACGACGGTGCCGACACCAGCCCCGGCGTGGTCGAGGCCGCCCGGATCTGGAACGAATCGGCCAACCCGCAGTACCACCTGCGCAGCCCGCAGCGGATCAGCCGGTTCTTCGACGGGCTCGACCTGGTCGAGCCGGGGGTGGTGCCGGTGAACCGCTGGCGGCCGGAGCCGGACCAGGCGCAGCTACCCGAGTCCGACCAGTACTGCGGCGTCGGCCGCAAGCCGTAG